GACACCCGGACCGACGAGCATCGCGGAGTTCGAGGGTCTGCTGGCGGTGTCCGAGCAGAAGCTCGAGCTGCTCGAGGGAGAGGTCGTGGCGTTCGCGGGCGGATCCGTGGCGCACGGAATGCTGTGCGGCCGCCTCTACAAAGCGCTTGCGATTGCCACGCAGCCTCCGTGCCATGCGTTTACGTCCGATGTGGCTGTCCGGATTGCGGATCGCGGCACATACGTGTTTCCGGACGCCTCCCGCACCTGCGAGCAGCTGGACCCGAATGCGGGGTATATCGTCGCACCGGAACTGGTGGTGGAAGTCATCTCTCCGGAAAGTAAGGCCCGGGACCGCGGCGAGAAACTCGACGCTTATCAGAGCATCCCAAGCGTCATGGAGTATCTGCTGGTGGATTCCCGGCGGGTATGGGTGTGCGTCTATCGGCGGATGGCCGGTGGCTTTTGGACCGAAACGACGTACGGCCTCGGCGAAACGGTAGAGCTTCGAACCGTCGGCGTGACGATCGACGTATCGGAACTCTACGCCGGCACGGGCCGAGTGCTACAAGCGTAGCCGCCGTGCAGCAGCCAGATTCAGGGAATCGCAGTACCGCCGACGTCCTGAGGCCCGCGTTCGCCGATCGCTCCGTTCGGCGTGCCTTCTTTTTTCGCCGGATGCGTGGTCACCGGGGCGACCCGGCCGCACTTCGGGAACTCTGGAATTATCGCCCTAGCGGACGCTGGGTGGGAGACCGATTGCTGAAGGATATTCCATATGCTGTCGTCGGTGGAGTGGCCACGCGGATGTACATGCCGGAACGTACAACCGCCGACATCGACCTTCTCGTCGAGCCGGAGAACTTCGAGCGCGCGATCTCACAGCTCATTCAGAACGGTTACGAGCGGAAGAAGCAGCCATTGGGTTTTATGGACACAAGATTGGACTTAATCGGTCAGCGCATGATTTCGAGTCGACCCGTAGACATTCTGAGCTCGACCCAACCTTGGATCCATGACGCCGTGGCCTCGGTGCGCTGGGAGAGTGAGACGCTTCCCATCGTCGACCTCCCGTATCTCGTCGCGCTGAAACTCGATGCGTCGCGGAGCGTGGATCAAGGCGATCTCAGCCGGATGCTCGGCTTCGCATCGGAGGAAGACCTCGACCGCGTTCGAGTCGTCGTGCGCCGTATGCTGCCCGCCGATGTCGACGACCTCGAGCAGTACATCTTGCTCGGGCGGTACGAAGCCGGAGCGGATCAGCAGTAGCTCGCGACTAGAGTCGTCAGCCCACGAGGGCGGAACAGACATCGGGGCGGGTGTCGCGTTTGATCATCGCGATGACGTCGTCGCCGCGCTCGAGGGTGGTGTCGCCGTTGGCCACGACGACGTCGCCGCCGCCGCGGTCCACCGCGACGATCACGCTGCCGCGCGGGAGCGGCAGGTCGGCGATGCGCTTGCCGCGCGCCGGCGAGTCGTCGGCGATCCGCAGCTGCACCAGCTCCAAATCGCTCCGGCCGACGCGCGCCAGCGGCTCCAGGTCGGTCGCGTTGACGCGGTCGTCGATCATGCCCAGGATCAACTCGGTCGAGGAGATCACCGTCACCGGGCGGTCGGAGTCCAGCGACTCGAAGATCAGCTTGTTCTTCGGGTTGTTCACGCGCGCGATGCAGCGCGCTTTCGGCGAGTGCTTCTTGGTGATGATGCAGACGACCAGGTTGTCCTCGTCGTCGCCGGTGTCGGCGACCACCACGTCGGCGCGCGCGACCCCGGCCTGCAACAGCACGTTCGGATCGCAGCCGTCACCGACCACCGCCACGTCGGTCTCGAGCAGGTTCGTCATCATCTGCGCCTTGCGCGCGTCCTTCTCGATGACGACGACCTCGTGCTGCTGCTTGATCAGGCCGCGCGCGAGATACGTGCCGACCTTGCCACCACCGACGATCAGGATGAACATGCGTCCGCTAGCCCTACGCCGTCAGGCGCGTCTCGGGCCGCGCCGAGGAGAACGCCGCCGCGAACTGCGAGAGCGCTTCGGGCGCGACGATCGCGTTGATCTCGTCGCCTTCCGTGAGCACCTCGTTGGGCGAGGCGACGTACACGCTCCCCATCCGGCGGATCGCCGCGATCCGGATCTTGCCGTCGAGCTCAACGTCGGAGATCTTCTTGCCCGCCTGCGCGCGCGAGACGGTCGCGATCAGCGAAGTCAGCTTGCCGAAGTCGAATGAGGGCTGGCTGGCGTAGGCTTTGTCCTGCAGGCGGTCGCGGATGATCTGCGCGCCGATCGTCGTGGGCGAGAACGTCTCGACGCCGAGCTCGCGGTAGAGCTGGCCGCGCGGCGGATCGTAGATGCGGCAGACGATCTTCGGGATGCGGAACATCTTCTGGGCGATCAGCGCCGCCATCACGTTGCGGTTGTCGCCGTCGGTCACCGCGACGAAGCCGTCGGCGCGCTCGGCGCCGGCGCGCTTGAGCACGTCGTAGTCGATCCCGGTCCCGACCTCGACTTGCCCGCCGAAGCGGTTCCCCAGGCGTTTGAACGCAGCCGGATTCTCGTCGACGACGACGACGTCGTGCTTGTCGGCGACGAGCAGCTTCGCAAGGGTTGAGCCCACCCGCCCGCAACCGACGATCAAGTATCTCATGCGGCGTCCTGTGGCTTCGTGGCCGTTAGGGTTGTTCCCGCGGGGAGGAGCGGGCTACCGCCCTGCGAATGCCGGGGATTCGGTCCGACCCGTCGAGAGCCTGAGGGTGACGAACGGGGCGTAGCTCAGCTTGGTAGAGCGCTGCGTTCGGGACGCAGAGGTCACAGGTTCAAATCCTGCCGCCCCGACCAGATCGAAAGCCGGCCCGCCTGCACGGGCCGGCTTTCTGTTTGCTCAGTAGTCGACGTAGAACGGGCGCTTGAACTTCGCGTAGAGATCCTCGACCCGGTGCGTCCAGAAGCCGCCGGGGCCGTTCGTCACGGTGTAGCCGGGCGCCGGAAACGGCGAGCACGTCTGCGTGTCGCCCCACTGCGAATGGAAGACCGTTCCGGCGCCCGGGACGACCCGCGCGGGCAAGGGATCCGTCACGAACAGCCATGCGTTCGTCGCACCGGTGTACGAGGGGTAGCCGACCAGTAGGACCATCGCGTAGCGCTTCGCGAGCGGCGGCCAGTTGATCACCGCGAACATCGTGTTCCCGCTGCAGTCCGGGGTGGTGAAGAGGGCGGTGCTTCCGCCGGGATTTTGCAGGCCGTACAGCGCTTCGGGGGTCGCGTGGAGCAAGACCGCGTCGCCGCCTTTGAGGCGGTACGAGATCCAGCCGATCATCGGCTGCGGGCCGTAGCTGTTGTCGTACGCGATCAGGTCGCCGACCTCTTTGCCGTTCTTGTCCCACACTTTCTCCCGGCAGCAATGCGGAGCGGGCGGATGCGGGCGAACGCCGTCGACGGCGGCCCGGGACGGAACGAGGGTGCCGGGGTTCGGCGGTTGAGCGGCCTGCACGAGCGTGGCGGTCCCGGCCACGATCACGATGGCGGAGAGCAGGGTCGAGCGCATGCGATGCCTCCTCAAGCGAGCTTGAATCGGCTGCTTGGCTTCCCGCTGGCGAGCGCCTGCCGGGTCAGCCGTTTTCGGGAAGGTCCCGACGTGCGGGGGCGCCAACGGGCCGCCGTTGTTCTCCCGATTCAGTCCGGCCGCGCGCCGGGTGCTCCGCGCCGCCGAGCAAGAGTGCCGCAACCACAACCACTACTACGTCGGCGCCGAGCACATGCTCTACGCGCTGCTCGAGGAGCACGACGGGGCGGTCGACGCGCGGCTCGCGGCCGAGCGCATCGAGCCCGATCAGGTCCACGCCGAGGTGAAGCGCGCGCTCGGCACCGGTGAAGGACGCACCTGGGAAGGGATCCTCGTGACACCCCGGGTCCGCAAGATAGTAGAGATCGCCGAGCGGCTCGCCGA
The window above is part of the Candidatus Eremiobacterota bacterium genome. Proteins encoded here:
- a CDS encoding Uma2 family endonuclease, whose protein sequence is MREPTPGPTSIAEFEGLLAVSEQKLELLEGEVVAFAGGSVAHGMLCGRLYKALAIATQPPCHAFTSDVAVRIADRGTYVFPDASRTCEQLDPNAGYIVAPELVVEVISPESKARDRGEKLDAYQSIPSVMEYLLVDSRRVWVCVYRRMAGGFWTETTYGLGETVELRTVGVTIDVSELYAGTGRVLQA
- a CDS encoding TrkA family potassium uptake protein, which translates into the protein MFILIVGGGKVGTYLARGLIKQQHEVVVIEKDARKAQMMTNLLETDVAVVGDGCDPNVLLQAGVARADVVVADTGDDEDNLVVCIITKKHSPKARCIARVNNPKNKLIFESLDSDRPVTVISSTELILGMIDDRVNATDLEPLARVGRSDLELVQLRIADDSPARGKRIADLPLPRGSVIVAVDRGGGDVVVANGDTTLERGDDVIAMIKRDTRPDVCSALVG
- a CDS encoding TrkA family potassium uptake protein, yielding MRYLIVGCGRVGSTLAKLLVADKHDVVVVDENPAAFKRLGNRFGGQVEVGTGIDYDVLKRAGAERADGFVAVTDGDNRNVMAALIAQKMFRIPKIVCRIYDPPRGQLYRELGVETFSPTTIGAQIIRDRLQDKAYASQPSFDFGKLTSLIATVSRAQAGKKISDVELDGKIRIAAIRRMGSVYVASPNEVLTEGDEINAIVAPEALSQFAAAFSSARPETRLTA